The bacterium sequence TGAGCGCGGATGGCGAGGAGCACGATCCGAACGTCGCGCGGGAGAGGACGCCGTTGTCGCGGTAGAAGACGCTGCTCCCGACGATCGCAAGCTCACCTTTGAGGTTTGTCGGGCCCTGGAGCGAGCAGGAGGTGAGTGCTGCGCCGGTGACGGGATTGTGCTGCGCGACGGTCTGCGGGCCACCGTTCGTGCTCGTGGTGCCCTCAACGCTGTACATCTTGCCGCTGTTCGTCACGCCGTAGATGCGGCGCTGCGCGTAGCTCGCGGAGGAGGTGTCCTCGATGACCGTCACCGCATCCGTGGCGGGAACGATACGCGCGAGCGCGTAGTTCGTGGTCTCGAGCGTGAGCGTGAAGCCCGTCGTAGGCGCGTCGGAGCCCTCGGTAAAACTCCAGACGTTGTGGTTGGCCGCCCACGCGCTCGCGACGTTCGTGGCGAGGAGGATGAACGATCCGCTCGGCGCGATGTCGCTCGCGGTGGTCGTGGGTGCGGGTGTCGGTGCCGGTGCTGGTGTCGGTTCCGGTGTCGGTGCTGGCGTGGGAGCAGGCGCAGGAGCCGGTTCAGGCGTTGGGGCCGGTGTCGGAGCAGGTGTTGGCTCCGGTTCAACAATAGCCACAAGCGGTGCCGGCTCAGGGGCCGGTGCTGGTGCGGGTTCCGGCGGTGGCGTCGGTTGTGTGGGAGTGACGACTGCGATACCGCCAGAGATCCCCTTATCCACACTGATCGTCGTCGCGTTCTTCATGGCGTACTGCGGATCAAACGCACTCGCGCTCGCAATACTCGCGCCGACCTTGTAGTTCACGAAGAACGGATCCGGTACGTCGTCAATCTTCGTATTCCAGTCCGTGTCGTAGAGTGCAATCGCCGCCGCCTCGGTTTCGATCCAACGGAGCGTGCCGCCGGCATCCACGGCGTATACCTTGGGGTCTGTCGTGATTTTCACCATCTTCACCCCCGGCTTGTACGTGACATTGCCGCCGAGCGGGATGCTCCCGAGCGTCGCATCATCAATCGTGATGACATCCGCGAAGTCGCGGTACCAGCTGAAGTACGTCTTGCTGTTTGGGAAGACGTAGCGTTTCCCGTCGTGTCCGTAGTAGTATACGGACGGTTGGCTCGCCTTGATCAGCTCGCCGCCGCTGAGCATTAGAGGCGAGAGCGCGTGCGCCGGACGCGCGATGAAAACGATCGCGAGCACGGTGAGGAACAGGAGGAGCCAGTGGACGCGGAGAGCCGGCAGGGTTGCAGGAGTGTGCATACGCGAGTACGTTAGAGGAGGAGTCAGCCACAGTATACCAGATACCCATGGGGACAATCCTCAAGAAAGTGCTCGGTGACCCCAATGCGCGGGTTCTCAAGCAACTTCAGCCGTTGGTGGATAAGATCAACGCCCTCGAACCGCAGTTCGAGGGTTTGGATGCTGTCGGTTTGCGTGCACAGACGGATACCTTTCGGCAGCGGCTTGCGGGAGGGGAACCGCTCGACGCGCTGCTTCCCGAGGCGTTCGCGTGCGTGCGTGAGGCGGCGAGGCGTACGCTCGGCCAGCGTCACTTTGACGTGCAGCTCCTCGGTGGTATCGTGCTCCATCGCGGCAGCATCGCGGAGATGAAGACGGGAGAAGGAAAGACGCTCACCGCGACGCTCGCCGTCTACCTCAACGCGCTCGCCAGCCGAGGCGTCCACGTCGTCACGGTGAACGACTACCTCTCACGGCGCGACGCAGCGTGGATGGGGCGGGTATTCGCGGCACTCGGTGTGACGACCGCATGCATCAGTCACCAGGAAGCGTTCCTCTACGATGCGGAGCACCATCGCGCACCACAGGATGATGACCATGCGTCCGTGAGCGCGGCGGACACGACGGAGGTGTTCAAGGTGGAGCACGACTTCCTCCGTCCGATCACGCGCGCGGAGGCCTACGCGGCGGACATCACGTACGGCACGAACAATGAGTTTGGGTTTGACTTCCTGCGCGACAACATGGTGATGGATCGCGCGACCATGGTGCAGCGCGGTCATCCGTACGCGATCGTGGACGAGATTGACTCCATCCTCATTGACGAGGCGCGCACGCCGCTCATTATTTCTGCACCGGCAGAGGAGTCCGGCGAGGAGTATCGCACGTTCGCGCAGTTCATCAATACACTGCAACCGGACGAGCATTACGCCGTGGACGAGAAACTTCGCGCCGCGACGCTCACGGAAGAGGGGATCATGGCCATGGAGCGGCTGCTCAAGGTGCAGAACCTCTACGCCGAAGGCACGAAGCTCGTCCACCACCTCGAGCAGGCACTCCGCGCGGCGGTGGTGTACCAGTGCGACCGCGACTACGTCGTCCAGCATGGCGAGGTCATCATCGTGGATGAGTTCACCGGTCGCCTCATGCATGGCCGTCGCTACGCCGAGGGGCTCCATCAGGCCATCGAGGCAAAGGAGGGTGTCGCAATCCAGCGCGAGTCGCAGACGCTCGCGACGATCACGTTCCAGAACTACTTCCGCATGTACGAGAAGCTCGCCGGCATGACCGGCACGGCCGAGACCGAGGCCGAGGAGTTCTCCAAGATCTACGGACTCGAGGTGGTGGTCGTGCCGACGAACCGTCCGCTCGTGCGCGCGGATCGCACCGACCGCATCTACCGCACCGAGGACGCAAAGCTCCGCGCGGTTGTGGAGGAAGTGCGCGCGGCGCGCGAGCGCGGCCAGCCGGTGCTCCTCGGGACAATCTCCATCGAGAAGAACGAAGTGCTCGATGGATGGCTCACGCGCGCCGACATCCCGCACGAGACGCTCAACGCGAAGCAGCATGAGCGTGAGGGAGAGATCATCGCGCAGGCAGGGCATCCGGGCGCGGTCACGCTCGCGACGAACATGGCCGGCCGCGGCGTGGACATCATCCTCGGCGGCAACCCGCCGGATCGCGACGCGCAGCACGCGGTACTCGAACAGGGCGGGCTCTACGTCATTGGCACCGAGCGGCACGAGTCCCGTCGCATTGACAACCAGCTCCGCGGCCGCGCAGGACGCCAGGGCGACGCGGGGGGATCGGTGTTCTTCGTTTCGCTCGACGACGCGCTCATGCGCATCTTTGGTGGTGAGCGGCTCAAGGCGGTGATGACGCGACTTCGCGTGCCGGATGACGTCCCCATCGAGCATCGCGTCATCGGAAAGCAGATCGAGGCGGCGCAGCGCAAGGTGGAGCACCACCACTTTGACGCGCGCAAGCACCTCCTTGAATACGATGACGTGCTCAACCGTCACCGCGAGGTCGTGTACCGCAAGCGGCGCGAGCTCCTCGACGCGGCGGATGTCCTGCCGATCGTGGAGGTGATGATCGCGGGGCAGGCCGAGCAGCTCGTGGCGGCGTACACACCGAGCGAGTCGTCACACACCTGGGACCTCGACGAACTCCAGCGGCAGGCAGCGGCAGTCATTCCGCTCGCGGCGATTATCGCACCACGCCCCGAGGATGAGCAGGCCGCACGCGCACCGACGAAGCTCGATGCCGTCATCGCGCGCCATCACCTCGTGGAGCAGATCCTCGACGGCGCGCGTCGCAGCATCGCCGAGCTCCGTTCGCGTGTGGAGAGCGAGGAACGGTTCCAGTCCATCGCGCGTGCGATCGCGCTCCGTGCGATTGACCAGCTCTGGATCGAGCACCTCGACGCGATTGAACACCTTCGGAAGGGGATCGGGCTGCGCGGCTACGGCCAGCGCGATCCGCTCGTCGAGTACAAGCGCGAGTCCTACACGCTCTTCACGGGACTCCTCGCGTTCATCGAGCACGACACCGTCCGCGCGCTCTTCCACGTCATCCCCGCCGCAATGCAGGTGGAGTCCATCTTTGCACATCGCGGTGTCTCGCTCTCCGGTGCGGCGAAGACCATGGAGCGGGGACGCGATGCCCTCCACCTCGCTCCCGAGGGAGCCGAGGAGCGCAGTGACGATGCCCCGCGCACGGTACAGCCCCCCAAGCGCCTCGCCGACGCGCACGTCGTTGATGACACCGGTGCCACCCGCATCGGCCGCAACGACCCCTGCTCCTGCGGGAGCGGCAAGAAGTACAAGAAGTGCCACGGGGCGTAGGTGCGTATAGGGGTGGACGTGCATCGGCTCTGGTCGAAAACCTCACCCCCCTACCTTGCGCCCGCCGAATGGCGCGGTACTATGGTGGAAAGCAGGGCCTCTCGCGCCCCTGCTGCTCATGTTTTCCGTACGCTATGGCTGTGATCTTCGAGAAACGATCAAGGAAGTGGTGGGTGTTCGGCCTCCTCGCGCTCATCGTTGCGGGGGCCGCGTGGTATGTGCGTCCCACGCAGGACGCGCCGTTTCGATTGGGGTTAGACCTCAAGGGTGGAACGCACCTCGTGTACGAGGCGGACACGAGCGCGCTCGTGGATACCGATGTGGCGTCGGCGATGGCTGGCGTGCGCGATGTCATCGAGCGACGCGTGAACGCATTGGGCGTTGCGGAGCCGCTCGTGCAGCTCACGGACGCTGACGGGGAGTACCGACTCATCATCGAGCTCGCGGGTGTGTACGACACGGCCGCGGCCATCGAGGCGATCGGGAAGACGCCGGTGCTCGAGTTCCGCGAACAGCGCGCGACGCCACTCACGCTCACGGACGAGCAGGAGGACGTACTCGACGCTCTCAATGACACGGCACGCGAGCGCGCGACGGAATTCCTGGAGCAGGCGCGCGAACTCGACGCGGAGGGATTCGCCGCGCTCGCACGTGAGCACTCCGATGACCCGGGCTCCGCGCCAAGCGGCGGCGACCTTGGCTGGTTCCAGCGCGAGACGATGGTCGAGCCGTTCGCGGATGCCGTGTTCGATGATCTCGCAGTGGACGAGATGGGCGATGCGCTCGTGGAGTCCGACTTCGGCTGGCACGTCATCCTCAAGACCGGCGAGCGCGAGGTGGAAGCATCAGCAAACGTGGAATTGGGCGGCATCACCGCGATTGGCGAAAACGGTCAGCCCGTGGCAATAGACGTGCAGAGTGGAGGAGGGGACGCCGGAGCCGCGCCGGAGATGGTGACCGAGGCGCGCGCATCGCACCTCCTCATCCGCAAGCACCACGCGCGGGAGCTCCTGGGCATCGACGCCGATTGGGCGAACACCGAACTCGGCGGCGCGCACCTCACGAGCGCGTACCTCGCATTTGATAACACATCCGGTCAGCCCATCGTCTCGCTTGAGTTCGACAGCGAGGGTGCAGACCTGCTCGCGG is a genomic window containing:
- the secA gene encoding preprotein translocase subunit SecA, which encodes MGTILKKVLGDPNARVLKQLQPLVDKINALEPQFEGLDAVGLRAQTDTFRQRLAGGEPLDALLPEAFACVREAARRTLGQRHFDVQLLGGIVLHRGSIAEMKTGEGKTLTATLAVYLNALASRGVHVVTVNDYLSRRDAAWMGRVFAALGVTTACISHQEAFLYDAEHHRAPQDDDHASVSAADTTEVFKVEHDFLRPITRAEAYAADITYGTNNEFGFDFLRDNMVMDRATMVQRGHPYAIVDEIDSILIDEARTPLIISAPAEESGEEYRTFAQFINTLQPDEHYAVDEKLRAATLTEEGIMAMERLLKVQNLYAEGTKLVHHLEQALRAAVVYQCDRDYVVQHGEVIIVDEFTGRLMHGRRYAEGLHQAIEAKEGVAIQRESQTLATITFQNYFRMYEKLAGMTGTAETEAEEFSKIYGLEVVVVPTNRPLVRADRTDRIYRTEDAKLRAVVEEVRAARERGQPVLLGTISIEKNEVLDGWLTRADIPHETLNAKQHEREGEIIAQAGHPGAVTLATNMAGRGVDIILGGNPPDRDAQHAVLEQGGLYVIGTERHESRRIDNQLRGRAGRQGDAGGSVFFVSLDDALMRIFGGERLKAVMTRLRVPDDVPIEHRVIGKQIEAAQRKVEHHHFDARKHLLEYDDVLNRHREVVYRKRRELLDAADVLPIVEVMIAGQAEQLVAAYTPSESSHTWDLDELQRQAAAVIPLAAIIAPRPEDEQAARAPTKLDAVIARHHLVEQILDGARRSIAELRSRVESEERFQSIARAIALRAIDQLWIEHLDAIEHLRKGIGLRGYGQRDPLVEYKRESYTLFTGLLAFIEHDTVRALFHVIPAAMQVESIFAHRGVSLSGAAKTMERGRDALHLAPEGAEERSDDAPRTVQPPKRLADAHVVDDTGATRIGRNDPCSCGSGKKYKKCHGA
- the secD gene encoding protein translocase subunit SecD, whose translation is MAVIFEKRSRKWWVFGLLALIVAGAAWYVRPTQDAPFRLGLDLKGGTHLVYEADTSALVDTDVASAMAGVRDVIERRVNALGVAEPLVQLTDADGEYRLIIELAGVYDTAAAIEAIGKTPVLEFREQRATPLTLTDEQEDVLDALNDTARERATEFLEQARELDAEGFAALAREHSDDPGSAPSGGDLGWFQRETMVEPFADAVFDDLAVDEMGDALVESDFGWHVILKTGEREVEASANVELGGITAIGENGQPVAIDVQSGGGDAGAAPEMVTEARASHLLIRKHHARELLGIDADWANTELGGAHLTSAYLAFDNTSGQPIVSLEFDSEGADLLAAISERNVGKPLGIFIDGMSPIDENGDGSIDAFDIYAPTIQEKLTGGSAVISGNMTVARAKLLASNLQAGALPVPITIIAQTTVGPTLGQQSIDASVTAALVGFAVVALFMLAYYRLPGLASVIALVAYVVLVLATLKALSATLTLAGIAGFIMSLGMAMDANVLISERLREELQRGRSLLDAVDTAFARAWAPIRDANVTTLITSLLLATFSTSVVKGFAVTLTIGVIVSVFSSMVITRAVMRVLAGKGKQPQWLYGVTRKVD